Proteins co-encoded in one Schistocerca cancellata isolate TAMUIC-IGC-003103 chromosome 5, iqSchCanc2.1, whole genome shotgun sequence genomic window:
- the LOC126188519 gene encoding craniofacial development protein 2-like gives MVMRWGAINISGGYSGKKVELAEAASKMGLDVLAVSDIRVRGEKEEEVGEYKVYLSGVKAGIAQWGVGLYIRKEMEPSVVAVRYVNERLMWIDLTLSSKKIRIVSVYSHCEETDQDKMDSFYEALSDVVVRVKDKDSVLLMGGFNARIGNRTEGYEKVMGKFGEDMEANRNGKQLLDFCASMDLVITNSFFKHKNIQQDTWEGRGTSSVIDYIITDQEFRKAVRDTRVFRGFFDDTDHYLICSEIGIVRPKVQENHLPLEMRTTVIEVAAERQLTV, from the coding sequence atggtaatgagatggggagctattaatatcagtgggggctactctgggaagaaggtagagctggcagaggctgcaagtaagatggggctggacgttttagctgttagtgacattcgggtaaggggtgagaaagaagaggaagtgggagaatacaaggtctacctgtcaggagtcaaagcaggaatagcacaatggggtgtagggctttacatcaggaaagaaatggaacccagcgtagttgcagtaaggtatgtaaacgaacgactgatgtggatagatttgacattgtctagcaagaaaattaggattgtgtcagtatattcgcattgtgaagagacagatcaagataagatggatagtttttatgaggcactcagtgatgtagttgttagagtaaaggacaaggacagtgttctgctcatgggtggttttaatgccaggattggaaatcgaacagaagggtatgaaaaggttatgggtaaatttggagaggatatggaggccaacaggaacgggaaacaactcttggatttctgtgccagtatggacttagtaatcacaaattccttttttaaacataagaacattcaacaggatacttgggaaggcaggggaaccagttctgtcattgactatataataactgatcaggaattcaggaaggctgtgagggacacacgtgtattcaggggattctttgatgacactgatcattatttaatctgcagtgaaattgggattgtgaggccgaaagtgcaggag